A window of Hevea brasiliensis isolate MT/VB/25A 57/8 chromosome 14, ASM3005281v1, whole genome shotgun sequence contains these coding sequences:
- the LOC131173399 gene encoding disease resistance protein RUN1-like, with translation MASTSSTPPNQWKKWNVFISFRGDDTRRGILSHLSKALKDKQIKTFTDEELHKGEMISPELLKIIRESSVSIVIFSENYADSPWCLDELVEMLKCKEESGQIVLPVFYKVDPTDVQKLTGNFGKAFAIATHGEKGSPQKVDNWKRAMMEVSNLSGWDSQNIKDEAELVEKIVNDVLKKFSDMSKSDDSYDPKLIGIKSRVEKVECLLKDKQVVGILGIGGVGKTTIALEVFRRNKNQFNGHYFVENVRETMIKKSSKSARKKIICELLRDKHIDDLNDHVCKRLKSMKVLIVFYDIEDRNHLKDLAGECHLYGEGSRIIITSRNSLGLSKEGIYEVGELIDSQALELFSLHAFEQNRPKEEYKELSKKATIYVGGHPLALKVLGSHLFRRTIEEWESELEKLKGKSLKKIEDVLKRSYDGLEKNEQEIFLDIACFFKGLHKDKVERKLKAFGFYPENGIPRLIEKSLITISYNKVDMHDLLEQMGKDIVNEECKQPGGRSRLWNYKDIDDVLTREKVRTKLINEAFIIIIFEFCKNCRSRDELSINQ, from the exons ATGGCTTCTACTTCTTCCACTCCTCCCAATCAGTGGAAGAAATGGAATGTTTTTATTAGTTTTAGAGGCGACGATACGCGTCGTGGTATTCTCTCCCATCTCTCTAAAGCCTTGAAGGACAAACAAATCAAGACTTTTACGGACGAAGAGCTTCATAAAGGGGAAATGATATCACCAGAGCTCTTGAAAATAATTCGAGAATCAAGCGTCTCAATAGTCATTTTTTCTGAAAATTATGCAGATTCTCCATGGTGTTTGGATGAGCttgttgaaatgcttaaatgcaaGGAAGAATCAGGACAAATAGTTCTACCAGTTTTTTACAAGGTAGATCCAACTGACGTTCAAAAGCTTACGGGGAATTTTGGGAAGGCATTTGCTATTGCTACGCATGGAGAAAAAGGCAGTCCACAAAAGGTCGACAACTGGAAGCGTGCTATGATGGAAGTAAGCAACTTATCAGGATGGGATTCACAGAATATCAA GGATGAGGCCGAATTAGTAGAGAAAATCGTCAATGATGTGTTGAAAAAATTTAGTGATATGTCTAAAAGTGATGATTCTTATGATCCCAAATTGATTGGAATTAAATCGCGTGTGGAAAAAGTGGAATGCTTGTTGAAAGATAAGCAAGTTGTAGGAATTTTGGGGATCGGAGGCGTTGGTAAAACAACTATTGCACTAGAAGTATTTCGTCgaaacaaaaatcaatttaatggtCATTACTTTGTTGAAAATGTCAGGGAAACAATgataaagaaatcatcaaaatcagcacgaaaaaaaataatttgtgaatTATTAAGGGACAAACATATAGATGATTTGAATGATCATGTTTGCAAAAGGCTCAAGAGTATGAAGGTATTGATTGTTTTTTATGATATAGAGGATCGAAACCATTTAAAAGATTTAGCAGGAGAGTGTCATTTGTATGGTGAGGGAAGTAGAATCATCATAACTAGTAGAAATTCACTTGGTTTGTCAAAAGAAGGCATATATGAGGTTGGGGAGTTAATTGATTCTCAAGCTCTGGAACTCTTTAGCTTACATGCCTTCGAGCAAAATCGTCCCAAGGAAGAATATAAGGAGCTATCAAAGAAGGCGACAATCTATGTTGGAGGCCATCCACTAGCTCTTAAAGTTTTGGGATCTCATTTATTTCGTAGGACGATAGAAGAATGGGAAAGCGAATTGGAAAAATTGAAAGGCAAATCTCTTAAAAAAATTGAAGATGTTTTGAAAAGAAGTTATGATGGGCTAGAAAAGAATGAACAGGAAATATTTCTTGATATTGCATGTTTCTTCAAAGGGCTTCATAAAGATAAGGTTGAGAGAAAATTAAAAGCATTTGGTTTCTATCCAGAAAATGGAATACCTCGTCTAATTGAGAAGTCTCTGATAACTATTTCATACAATAAGGTAGATATGCATGACTTGCTAGAGCAAATGGGCAAGGATATTGTTAATGAGGAATGCAAACAGCCTGGCGGACGCAGCAGGTTGTGGAATTATAAAGATATTGATGATGTATTGACAAGAGAGAAGGTAAGGACCAAATTAATCAATGAAGCTTTTATCATTATCATATTTGAATTttgtaagaattgtagatctcgtGACGAATTAAGTATTAATCAATAA
- the LOC131172725 gene encoding disease resistance protein TAO1-like, whose amino-acid sequence MCNLRFIEVCTMWNKVLLPKNFEFCAQALRCLYWDFYPLESLPLNFWPKNLVEFRMPWSKLIQLWNGGDKDSESIAPNLEFLYLEGCKSLVEIPSLQNLTKLTELHLRGCCKIKDCPEIPCNIRILTLNYTGIEQLPSSIKHLSQLVILSLDRCTALESLPSSIGNLKRLEELHLAECSRLVTIPSSIGELKCLEKLFLQHCSNLASLPESIKQLSKLKLLNLRSCERLKSLPGLPSCLKLLKAIDCHSLESASISFNFLEHEDENEEADKSEHENEEAHKSESEDCKFLDFCNCVKLNKKVMEDVFEAHLLGQKVTLLMAGGEVPERMRYKNKGSSLSFKLDLRHLIAFSFCVVLRPSGFIHFRGFKVDFICESGNRRERNAFNLFSDKDVANWNGYYVGLYHSYLSHVLLSFNGLRTRFDEECFVEASFCFKADRFVHLQRIMECGLYHLPLYCHLREGRLYRRIIKLKSGEKQQVK is encoded by the exons ATGTGCAATCTTAGATTCATCGAAGTATGTACAATGTGGAACAAAGTGCTCCTTCCTAAGAACTTTGAATTTTGTGCACAAGCACTAAGATGTCTTTACTGGGATTTTTATCCTCTGGAATCTTTGCCGTTAAATTTTTGGCCAAAGAATCTTGTAGAATTTCGTATGCCTTGGAGCAAACTCATACAACTATGGAATGGAGGAGATAAG GATTCCGAAAGTATTGCCCCAAATCTCGAGTTTTTATATTTGGAAGGATGTAAGAGCTTGGTTGAAATTCCCTCTCTTCAAAATCTGACCAAGCTTACTGAACTTCATCTACGTGGTTGCTGCAAAATCAAAGATTGTCCAGAGATTCCGTGTAATATAAGGATTCTAACTTTAAATTACACTGGAATAGAACAACTGCCCTCATCAATTAAGCATCTGTctcaacttgtcatattgtccttGGATCGGTGTACAGCACTCGAGAGTCTTCCAAGCAGCATTGGCAATTTGAAACGTCTTGAAGAACTTCATCTAGCTGAATGTTCAAGACTCGTGACTATTCCAAGCAGCATAGGCGAGTTGAAATGTCTTGAAAAGTTATTTCTCCAGCATTGCTCAAATTTAGCAAGTCTTCCTGAAAGCATCAAACAACTTTCGAAGTTGAAACTGCTTAATTTAAGAAGTTGCGAGAGACTTAAAAGTTTACCAGGGCTTCCATCATGCTTAAAATTATTAAAAGCAATTGATTGCCACTCTCTGGAATCTGcatcaatttctttcaatttcttagaACATGAAGATGAAAATGAAGAAGCAGATAAAAGTGAACATGAAAATGAAGAAGCACATAAAAGTGAATCTGAAGATTGcaaatttcttgatttttgtaATTGCGTCAAATTGAATAAGAAAGTAATGGAGGATGTTTTTGAAGCGCACCTGTTGGGTCAGAAAGTTACATTATTGATGGCAGGAGGTGAAGTGCCAGAAAGGATGAGGTATAAGAATAAAGGATCCTCGCTTTCCTTCAAACTTGACCTTCGTCACTTAATTGCCTTTTCTTTCTGCGTTGTTCTTCGTCCCAGCGGTTTTATTCATTTTCGTGGATTTAAAGTGGATTTCATATGTGAATCTGGAAATAGGCGGGAACGTAATGCGTTCAACTTATTTAGCGATAAGGACGTTGCGAATTGGAATGGTTATTATGTAGGTCTGTATCATTCGTACTTATCACACGTGTTGCTTTCATTCAATGGATTGAGGACACGTTTTGATGAAGAGTGTTTCGTTGAGGCCTCATTTTGCTTCAAAGCTGACCGTTTCGTGCATCTGCAGAGAATTATGGAGTGTGGG CTCTATCATCTGCCGCTCTATTGTCATTTGAGAGAGGGAAGACTATACAGGAGAATAATTAAGCTCAAATCAGGGGAAAAACAACAGGTGAAATGA
- the LOC131172726 gene encoding YTH domain-containing protein ECT4-like yields the protein MYLCIHIAQIYSASGKDGLPCGSTSFSCFSRDATSNTKGEVDGNSSIKGETDQESVGDLGIYNPPTSSYSYYYPEYNGSFTQMDDHGYFQADGSHRLCSSDVYFHFYLQKLGKTMSRSAWLIRVVLYNCVLLIIDTSVSVDHIRDAIRQWITSLLFTGYNPYASGAVVGVDGQSVGQQAYFSSPGYLPHPVFYGSEAMPCYSWDSAYFSDVSNGNTGSQNGKYGSASTFAKSSGFNSMKSNDNTAGKSSKSTNTQAIRPLNKVSALGSDFSAGLLKGYHPVGNLPPFAIQKHGPFPHNCPMNYRQNGRIWNGNDRNKSGDRFYKNSDFETSNELTSGPRGSNKFPSLETAVKEDLGITVQRDQYNKPDFETKYADAKFYVIKSYNEDEIHKSIKYDV from the exons ATGTATTTGT GCATCCACATTGCACAAATTTATTCT GCTTCTGGAAAAGATGGATTACCATGTGGCTCAACATCATTCAGTTGCTTTTCACGGGATGCTACTTCTAATACCAAAGGGGAAGTAGATGGTAATTCTAGTATCAAAGGGGAGACTGACCAAGAGTCTGTTGGAGACCTTGGTATTTACAATCCACCGACTAGTAGTTACAGTTATTACTACCCAG AGTATAATGGATCCTTCACACAAATGGATGATCATGGTTATTTTCAAGCAGATGGATCTCATAGGTTATGTTCTTCTGACGTATACTTTCATTTCTATTTGCAAAAATTAGGCAAAACTATGTCTCGTTCTGCTTGGCTGATAAGGGTAGTTTTGTATAATTGTGTCTTGTTGATAATTGATACTAGTGTATCGGTTGATCACATCAGGGATGCAATCAGACAATGGATCACTAGTCTATTATTTACCGGCTATAATCCATATGCTTCTGGGGCAGTGGTTGGGGTAGATGGGCAAAGTGTTGGTCAACAAGCATATTTTTCTTCACCTGGATACCTTCCACATCCTGTTTTCTATGGATCAGAAGCCATGCCTTGCTATTCATGGGATTCAGCATATTTTAGTGATGTCTCAAATGGCAATACTGGTTCTCAAAATGGAAAATATGGATCAGCTTCTACTTTTGCCAAGTCCAGTGGTTTTAACTCTATGAAGTCTAATGACAATACTGCTGGCAAATCCTCTAAGTCTACAAATACACAAGCAATCAGACCTTTAAACAAG GTGTCTGCATTGGGTTCTGATTTCTCAGCAGGTCTCTTGAAAGGATACCATCCTGTTGGAAATTTGCCTCCTTTTGCTATCCAAAAACATGGTCCATTCCCGCATAATTGTCCTATGAACTATAGACAGAACGGAAGGATATGGAATGGAAATGATAGAAATAAATCTGGAGACAGATTCTATAAAAACAGTgattttgaaacctcaaatgaacTAACTTCTGGTCCTAGGGGCTCTAACAAATTTCCTTCTCTGGAGACTGCTGTCAAGGAAGACTTGGGAATCACTGTACAAAGAGATCAGTATAACAAACCAGATTTTGAAACTAAGTACGCAGATGCTAAGTTCTATGTTATCAAATCTTACAATGAAGATGAAATTCATAAGAGCATTAAATATGATGTATGA